In the Flavobacterium acetivorans genome, one interval contains:
- the msrB gene encoding peptide-methionine (R)-S-oxide reductase MsrB — MEYPLQKTEEQWKSELGEERYRILRQKETEYPHTGKYNLTFEKGTYCCGGCGEALFESNSKFDAHCGWPSFDDAIAGKVKNVLDKTHGMIRTEIFCANCGGHLGHVFNDGPTKSGQRYCVNSLSIDFKEE, encoded by the coding sequence ATGGAATATCCTTTGCAAAAAACTGAAGAACAATGGAAATCCGAATTGGGAGAAGAAAGATATCGAATTCTTCGTCAAAAAGAAACCGAATACCCACACACTGGAAAATACAATCTTACTTTCGAGAAAGGAACCTATTGTTGTGGTGGCTGTGGCGAAGCTTTATTTGAAAGCAATTCTAAGTTTGACGCCCATTGTGGTTGGCCTTCTTTTGACGATGCAATAGCGGGAAAAGTAAAAAATGTTTTGGATAAAACGCATGGAATGATCCGTACCGAAATTTTTTGTGCTAACTGTGGTGGACACTTGGGCCATGTCTTTAATGATGGACCTACTAAATCAGGTCAGCGTTATTGCGTAAATTCATTATCTATCGATTTTAAAGAAGAATAG
- a CDS encoding SRPBCC family protein, whose translation MNIIKKIFFGLLGIIALALIIALFMPKKYSVEREVTINKPIDSVFNYVKYLKNQNEFSVWATIDPNMKSTFKGTDGTVGAISAWESEVKEVGIGEQEITKITEGKRLDFELRFKEPMNDTAMGFMSTEMVSANQTKVKWGINGTIPYPINIMLPFMKMDEMIGKDLQQGLDNLKAKMEK comes from the coding sequence ATGAATATCATCAAAAAAATCTTTTTTGGACTTTTGGGAATTATAGCCCTAGCACTTATTATTGCACTTTTTATGCCTAAAAAATACTCCGTAGAAAGAGAAGTTACCATCAACAAACCTATTGATTCTGTTTTTAATTATGTGAAATACTTAAAAAATCAAAATGAATTTAGTGTTTGGGCTACTATTGATCCTAATATGAAATCAACTTTTAAAGGGACTGACGGAACTGTTGGCGCTATTTCGGCTTGGGAAAGCGAAGTAAAAGAAGTAGGAATTGGTGAGCAGGAAATTACCAAAATCACCGAAGGAAAACGTCTTGATTTTGAACTTCGTTTTAAAGAACCGATGAACGATACCGCAATGGGTTTTATGTCGACCGAAATGGTTTCCGCTAATCAAACTAAAGTTAAATGGGGAATCAACGGAACAATTCCTTACCCAATTAATATTATGCTTCCATTTATGAAAATGGACGAAATGATTGGCAAAGATTTACAACAAGGACTCGATAATCTAAAAGCCAAAATGGAAAAATAG
- a CDS encoding ISAon1 family transposase, translated as MGGFFGVNGKKLQRQYKKHLSSFNAWAPREHAHQWIVYPENMGTHLSIDEVALSQGELYTIVTNKKFKGKKGSLVAIVAGTKADKVIEHIRKIDYKKRSCVKEITLDMANSMKLISKRCFPKATQVTDRFHVQKLALEALQEIRIKHRWEAMDFENQLILQAKRENQTYIPELLANGDSVKQLLARSRYALYKSREKWTENQNERAQLLFGLYPDIKTAYYLSQQLRGIYNSNNDKHIAMTKLAHWYRNVEESGFKNFNILLNTITFNYRSILNYFDNRRTNASAESFNAKIKAFRSQFRGVRKIDFFLFRLSNLFA; from the coding sequence ATTGGTGGTTTCTTCGGAGTCAACGGAAAGAAACTCCAACGACAATATAAAAAACACCTGAGTTCCTTTAATGCTTGGGCTCCACGAGAACATGCACATCAATGGATTGTTTACCCTGAAAATATGGGCACCCATTTATCAATTGACGAAGTAGCTTTGTCTCAGGGTGAACTTTACACTATTGTAACCAACAAGAAGTTCAAAGGTAAAAAAGGTTCCTTAGTTGCCATTGTTGCTGGAACAAAGGCAGATAAAGTCATAGAACATATCAGAAAGATTGATTACAAGAAGAGAAGCTGTGTCAAAGAAATAACACTTGACATGGCTAATTCTATGAAATTGATCTCTAAAAGATGTTTCCCTAAAGCCACACAGGTAACAGATAGATTTCATGTCCAAAAACTGGCACTGGAAGCCTTACAAGAGATTAGGATTAAACATCGATGGGAGGCTATGGATTTTGAGAATCAATTGATATTGCAAGCCAAAAGAGAGAATCAAACCTATATTCCGGAGCTCTTAGCTAACGGTGACTCTGTAAAACAGCTATTAGCCAGGAGTCGATATGCACTTTATAAATCTCGCGAAAAATGGACTGAGAATCAAAATGAAAGAGCTCAATTATTATTTGGACTATATCCAGATATAAAAACAGCCTATTATCTAAGCCAACAACTTCGAGGTATCTACAATAGCAACAATGACAAGCACATTGCGATGACTAAACTAGCACATTGGTATAGGAATGTAGAGGAATCTGGTTTTAAAAACTTCAATATTCTACTCAATACTATAACTTTCAATTACCGGTCAATCTTAAACTACTTTGATAATAGAAGGACCAATGCTTCTGCTGAATCTTTCAATGCAAAAATAAAAGCCTTTAGAAGTCAGTTTAGAGGAGTAAGGAAAATAGATTTCTTCTTGTTCAGATTATCTAATCTTTTTGCCTAA
- a CDS encoding M20/M25/M40 family metallo-hydrolase — MRSFQKYKFIILTASILFMSADLSAQNGINANTFYKHDHYLSSDKMEGRFPGTKQNNKAASYIKKYFRKYGLKKFNSNYYQSFKLFVKADINKMKSDTVTTQNVVGYIEGSDVVLKNEFIVIGAHYDHWGWGGKGSSSKKKDTMAIHNGADDNASGVSALLSILQELSKSKVKPKRSIIFIAFSGEEQGLLGSKYFVNNLPVNKSAVKVMLNMDMVGRLNAEKQLYMGGAGTFPDGVELMKRLTIGSGLNPIIHAGEVGGSDHVSFYKSDISSIGFHTGGHPQYHTPEDDIDLINSEGGALVCKYIYNALIEIANYKEKLYFIKQN; from the coding sequence ATGCGATCATTTCAAAAGTATAAATTTATCATACTTACTGCCAGTATATTATTTATGAGTGCTGATTTATCGGCGCAAAATGGGATTAATGCCAATACTTTTTATAAGCACGATCATTATCTCTCCTCTGATAAAATGGAAGGCCGTTTTCCAGGAACTAAGCAGAATAATAAAGCAGCAAGCTATATAAAAAAATATTTCAGGAAATATGGTTTAAAGAAATTCAATAGTAATTATTATCAATCTTTTAAATTATTTGTAAAAGCAGATATAAATAAGATGAAATCCGATACTGTAACTACCCAAAATGTGGTTGGATATATTGAAGGTTCAGATGTTGTTCTTAAAAATGAGTTCATAGTGATAGGTGCTCATTATGATCATTGGGGATGGGGAGGAAAAGGATCAAGCAGTAAAAAAAAGGATACAATGGCAATTCATAATGGAGCTGATGACAATGCTTCCGGAGTTTCTGCCTTATTATCGATTTTACAAGAATTATCAAAAAGTAAAGTTAAACCTAAAAGGAGTATTATTTTTATTGCCTTTAGTGGTGAAGAACAAGGCTTATTAGGTTCGAAATATTTTGTAAATAATTTGCCAGTTAATAAAAGTGCGGTTAAGGTCATGTTAAACATGGATATGGTAGGTAGATTAAACGCAGAAAAGCAATTGTATATGGGAGGTGCGGGTACTTTTCCTGATGGTGTGGAACTGATGAAGAGACTGACAATTGGTAGTGGTTTAAATCCAATTATTCATGCAGGTGAAGTGGGTGGTTCAGATCACGTTTCATTTTACAAAAGTGACATTTCGAGTATTGGTTTTCATACTGGTGGCCATCCGCAATATCATACTCCTGAAGATGATATCGATTTAATTAATAGTGAGGGTGGTGCCTTAGTATGTAAATACATTTATAATGCTTTAATTGAAATTGCTAACTACAAAGAAAAACTCTATTTTATCAAACAGAATTAA
- a CDS encoding DUF4294 domain-containing protein: MKFVNFLLFIFFISITVRGQVVSKDTVKMGYTLKDSDEILNDTIQLEEIVVSKEKLDPDAKKQFLLLQSRVYKTYPYAKLASERLTMLNKGMASLKTNKEKKRYFKIVETYLNDEFEAKLKKLSRSQGRILVKLIHRQTGTTTYELVKTLKSGWKAFWSNTAASMFDINLKSEYAPFEVNEDFLIETILNRAFESGRLQNQPPANPVNMDNLNDFWESKAKKLKS; encoded by the coding sequence ATGAAGTTTGTCAATTTTCTGCTTTTCATCTTTTTTATATCTATAACAGTTCGCGGACAGGTTGTTTCTAAAGATACCGTAAAAATGGGTTATACATTAAAAGATTCGGATGAAATTCTTAATGATACGATTCAACTGGAAGAGATAGTTGTTTCTAAAGAAAAGCTAGACCCGGATGCTAAGAAGCAATTTCTTCTTTTACAAAGCAGAGTGTATAAAACCTATCCTTATGCTAAATTAGCCTCAGAAAGATTAACTATGTTGAATAAAGGCATGGCAAGTTTAAAGACTAATAAAGAGAAAAAACGATATTTTAAAATTGTAGAAACTTATCTCAATGATGAATTTGAAGCTAAGCTTAAAAAGCTCTCTCGTAGTCAGGGGCGAATTTTAGTAAAATTGATCCATCGTCAAACAGGGACTACTACTTATGAGCTAGTGAAGACATTAAAGAGTGGTTGGAAAGCTTTTTGGTCTAATACTGCCGCGAGTATGTTTGATATTAATTTAAAATCGGAATATGCGCCTTTTGAAGTCAACGAGGATTTTTTAATTGAAACCATACTCAATAGGGCTTTTGAATCAGGAAGGTTACAAAACCAGCCGCCTGCAAATCCGGTCAACATGGATAATTTAAATGATTTTTGGGAATCCAAAGCTAAAAAGTTAAAGTCGTAG
- a CDS encoding DUF1801 domain-containing protein, giving the protein MQSAASTIKDYLTDIPEERKPAFLKLRETILNNIPKGFIEQMSYGMIGYLVPHDLYPKGYHCNPKLPLPFVNIASQKNFIALYHMGIYANPQLLQWFVDEYPKHSNQKLDMGKSCIRFKKMDQIPFDLIGELMQKISVDNWIDCYESKFIKSK; this is encoded by the coding sequence ATGCAATCAGCAGCTTCAACTATTAAGGACTACTTAACCGATATTCCAGAAGAAAGAAAACCAGCATTTCTCAAACTTCGGGAAACAATTTTGAATAATATTCCAAAAGGATTTATTGAACAAATGAGTTATGGAATGATTGGCTATCTTGTCCCTCATGATTTATATCCAAAAGGATACCATTGCAACCCAAAATTACCTTTGCCATTTGTAAATATTGCCTCCCAAAAAAATTTCATCGCTCTTTATCACATGGGAATTTACGCCAATCCTCAATTATTACAATGGTTTGTCGATGAATATCCCAAACACAGCAATCAAAAATTAGATATGGGAAAAAGCTGCATTCGGTTCAAAAAAATGGATCAAATTCCCTTTGATTTAATTGGCGAGTTGATGCAAAAAATATCGGTTGATAACTGGATCGATTGTTACGAATCAAAATTTATTAAATCAAAATAA
- a CDS encoding M42 family metallopeptidase produces MSTKSILKESSITFLEQYLNNASPTGFEAEGQKLWMDYLKPYVDTFITDTYGTAVGVINPDAPYKVVIEGHADEISWYVNYITDDGLIYVIRNGGSDHQIAPSKRVNIHTKKGIVKGVFGWPAIHTRNRSKEEVAKVDNLFIDIGCETKEQVDKMGVHVGCVITYPDEFIILNENKFVCRAIDNRMGGFMIAEVARLLHENNIKLPFGLYITNSVQEEVGLRGAEMITKTIKPNVAIVTDVCHDSTTPMIDKKIEGETKIGKGPVVTYAPAVQNNLRELILETAMAKEIPFQRLASSRVTGTDTDAFAYSNGGVASALISLPLRYMHTTVEMVHREDVENVIKLIYETLLKLENEETFSYFK; encoded by the coding sequence ATGAGCACAAAATCGATATTAAAAGAATCCTCTATCACATTTTTAGAGCAATATTTAAATAATGCTTCACCGACCGGATTTGAAGCCGAGGGGCAAAAATTATGGATGGATTATTTAAAACCTTATGTTGATACATTTATAACAGACACTTACGGAACAGCAGTTGGTGTTATTAATCCGGATGCTCCATACAAGGTAGTAATTGAAGGCCATGCTGATGAAATTTCATGGTACGTAAACTACATTACTGATGATGGATTAATTTATGTAATTCGAAATGGCGGTTCAGATCACCAAATTGCACCATCAAAACGCGTGAACATTCACACTAAAAAAGGTATTGTAAAAGGTGTTTTCGGTTGGCCAGCAATTCATACTCGCAACAGAAGCAAAGAAGAAGTGGCTAAAGTTGACAATCTCTTCATCGACATTGGCTGCGAGACCAAAGAACAAGTGGACAAAATGGGAGTTCACGTAGGTTGCGTTATCACCTATCCTGACGAATTCATAATATTGAACGAAAACAAATTTGTTTGTCGCGCCATAGATAACCGCATGGGGGGATTTATGATTGCCGAAGTGGCGCGTTTGCTCCATGAAAACAACATCAAACTTCCTTTTGGATTATACATTACTAATTCCGTTCAAGAAGAAGTAGGATTGCGCGGTGCCGAAATGATTACCAAAACCATCAAGCCAAACGTAGCAATTGTTACCGATGTATGCCACGACTCCACTACTCCAATGATTGATAAGAAAATTGAAGGCGAAACAAAAATAGGAAAAGGTCCTGTGGTGACTTATGCACCGGCGGTTCAAAATAATTTGAGAGAATTGATTTTAGAAACTGCCATGGCCAAAGAAATTCCGTTCCAGCGATTGGCTTCTTCACGTGTTACAGGAACCGACACCGATGCATTTGCTTACAGTAATGGCGGAGTTGCCTCCGCACTAATCTCTTTACCTTTGCGCTACATGCATACAACTGTAGAAATGGTACATCGCGAGGATGTCGAAAATGTGATCAAACTGATATATGAAACATTACTAAAACTAGAAAACGAAGAAACGTTTTCTTATTTTAAATAA
- a CDS encoding endonuclease III domain-containing protein, producing MDLFGDSDNWSGKLAPVLKQYEGRKHPLDYHNRYQLLIMVVLSAQDSDAHINSIAPAFFETYPNIASLSVTDIDSLLSHISGVQNFNNKANWLLEIAKNLKKDSNIPLTMHGLTALKGVGRKSANVIMRESHVPAEGIIADLHVIRVAPRIGLIPETKDGIKAEKQLMQVFTKAIWGEIGMALSFLGREICRPKPKCPICSIKDICNYYR from the coding sequence ATGGATTTATTTGGTGACAGTGATAATTGGTCCGGAAAATTAGCTCCAGTTTTGAAGCAATACGAAGGTCGAAAACATCCTTTAGACTACCACAATCGATACCAATTGCTCATTATGGTTGTACTTTCTGCTCAGGATTCTGATGCTCATATTAATTCAATAGCGCCCGCCTTCTTTGAAACTTACCCAAATATAGCTAGTCTTTCGGTTACAGATATTGACAGCTTGCTTTCACACATTTCGGGAGTTCAAAACTTTAATAACAAGGCCAATTGGTTATTAGAAATAGCTAAAAACCTCAAAAAAGATTCGAATATACCTTTGACTATGCACGGATTAACTGCCTTAAAAGGCGTTGGACGAAAATCTGCCAATGTTATTATGCGTGAATCTCATGTTCCGGCAGAAGGAATTATCGCTGATTTACACGTGATTCGCGTGGCTCCCAGAATCGGATTAATCCCTGAAACAAAAGACGGTATTAAAGCCGAAAAACAGTTAATGCAAGTATTTACAAAAGCCATTTGGGGAGAAATTGGTATGGCGCTATCCTTTCTTGGTAGGGAAATTTGTAGACCAAAGCCCAAATGTCCGATTTGTTCCATTAAAGATATTTGTAACTATTACAGATAA
- a CDS encoding ankyrin repeat domain-containing protein, whose amino-acid sequence MKKSIIYLGVALMAFANVSLASNQKSLNVEKNLVSNYGTATPLSVAISKGDLEIVKKFIEYGADVNEKANGMTPLMIAARYNKVEIIKLLLSKGANLKDKDEKGFTALKYAELSNATDAVSVLKQ is encoded by the coding sequence ATGAAAAAATCAATCATTTATTTAGGAGTAGCTTTAATGGCTTTTGCAAATGTTTCTTTGGCTTCCAATCAAAAGTCATTGAACGTCGAAAAGAATTTAGTTAGTAATTACGGTACTGCAACACCTTTGAGTGTAGCAATAAGTAAAGGTGACCTAGAAATTGTGAAAAAATTTATAGAATATGGAGCTGATGTTAATGAAAAAGCAAATGGTATGACGCCTTTGATGATAGCGGCGCGTTACAACAAAGTTGAAATTATAAAGCTTTTATTGTCTAAAGGAGCCAATTTAAAGGATAAAGATGAAAAAGGTTTTACGGCTTTGAAATATGCCGAATTATCTAATGCTACAGATGCAGTTTCTGTTTTGAAGCAATAG
- a CDS encoding glucose-1-phosphate adenylyltransferase, which produces MKDRKKNVIAIILGGGQGSRLYPLTETRSKPAVPIGGKYRLVDIPISNCLNSDIYRMFVLTQFNSASLNAHIKNTYSFSVFSQAFVDILAAEQTPNNPTWFQGTADAVRQCMPHFLNHQFEYALILSGDQLYQMDFNEMIEAHIKSKADISIATLPVNAKDAPEFGILKTNKDSFIESFIEKPAKELLSDWKSDVSEQMKSEGKDYLASMGIYIFNKKLLVELMNNPDSKDFGKEIIPQAVGNQKILSYQYEGYWTDIGNIDSFFEANIGLTTDLPVFNLFDDDNKIFTRPRLLPPSKFKNTLIEKSLISEGCILKAKEIKSSVIGIRSRIGEETVIQNCYIMGNDFYQTLEEMNEDTKNDKILVGIGERCFISNALVDKNCRIGNEVYIKGGAHLADFSNELYAIKDGIVVVKKGAVLPDNYKIG; this is translated from the coding sequence ATGAAAGACAGGAAAAAGAATGTTATTGCAATTATTCTAGGCGGAGGCCAAGGATCTAGATTGTATCCGTTGACAGAAACCAGGTCAAAGCCGGCGGTACCCATAGGAGGGAAATACAGATTAGTAGACATTCCGATTTCGAATTGTTTGAATTCCGATATTTACCGCATGTTTGTGCTTACGCAATTCAATTCAGCTTCTTTAAATGCACATATAAAAAACACCTATTCCTTTAGTGTTTTTAGTCAGGCTTTCGTAGATATTTTAGCCGCAGAACAAACGCCTAATAATCCAACTTGGTTTCAGGGCACAGCCGACGCAGTAAGGCAATGTATGCCACACTTTTTGAACCATCAATTTGAATATGCTTTAATTCTTTCTGGGGATCAATTGTACCAAATGGATTTTAATGAAATGATAGAGGCTCATATTAAAAGTAAAGCCGATATTTCCATAGCAACTCTACCAGTTAATGCTAAAGATGCTCCCGAATTTGGAATTTTAAAAACAAATAAAGATAGTTTTATAGAGTCTTTTATAGAGAAACCCGCTAAGGAACTTTTATCCGATTGGAAGTCAGATGTAAGTGAGCAAATGAAAAGCGAGGGAAAAGATTATTTAGCGTCGATGGGTATTTATATTTTCAACAAAAAATTATTAGTTGAATTAATGAATAATCCTGACAGCAAAGATTTTGGTAAAGAAATCATTCCACAGGCTGTAGGGAATCAAAAAATTCTAAGCTATCAATACGAAGGATATTGGACAGATATTGGAAATATTGATTCTTTTTTTGAAGCTAATATTGGACTAACAACAGATTTACCGGTTTTTAATTTATTTGACGATGATAATAAAATTTTTACCAGACCGCGTTTATTGCCTCCATCCAAATTTAAAAATACATTAATCGAAAAGTCATTGATTTCTGAGGGTTGTATTTTGAAGGCCAAAGAAATTAAGAGTTCGGTGATAGGAATTCGATCCAGAATAGGCGAAGAAACGGTTATTCAAAATTGTTATATTATGGGAAATGATTTTTATCAAACCCTAGAAGAGATGAATGAGGACACCAAGAATGATAAAATATTGGTTGGTATTGGAGAAAGATGTTTTATAAGCAATGCTTTGGTAGATAAAAACTGCCGAATAGGGAATGAGGTTTACATCAAAGGTGGAGCGCATTTGGCCGATTTCTCCAATGAATTATATGCGATAAAAGATGGAATTGTTGTCGTAAAAAAAGGCGCTGTTCTTCCGGATAATTATAAAATTGGCTGA
- a CDS encoding ISAon1 family transposase N-terminal region protein, with translation MLPDFLVDHFEVVSSTNTEEIVHLYFEENAKPPKEFDTLELVSKGFQDEITIQDFPLRGKYVYLHIKRRRWTNKTTGEILKRDWNLVAKGTRMTQEFAAFLKEINR, from the coding sequence ATGTTACCTGACTTTTTAGTAGATCACTTTGAAGTGGTTTCTTCTACTAACACAGAAGAAATAGTACACCTATATTTTGAAGAGAATGCCAAGCCTCCAAAAGAATTTGATACACTGGAACTAGTATCAAAGGGCTTTCAGGATGAGATAACCATTCAGGATTTCCCTCTCAGAGGTAAATATGTATATCTACATATAAAAAGACGTCGCTGGACAAATAAGACAACAGGCGAAATTCTTAAAAGAGATTGGAATTTAGTTGCTAAAGGAACCCGCATGACTCAAGAGTTTGCGGCTTTTTTAAAAGAAATTAATAGATAA
- a CDS encoding alpha/beta fold hydrolase gives MTKISPNPEKTLKIPRIIILTGKIIAFFSPKLATLYAAKLFTTPIKHKTPKRELEMDRNSTQQLVQIPAVDKQVNVYHYGKNNPKILLVHGWSGRGTQLVKIADELVKAGYSTISFDAPAHGKSPGNSTIMVDFIASILELEKQFGPFEAAIGHSLGGMSVLNSVKSGLKINRLAIIGSGDVVQDIIDDFIAKLELKSSIATSLRLHFEKKYGGSMDDYSAYKAATEITIPAVIVHDENDYEVPVKAGIHIHKHLKNSEIILTKGLGHRKILGDQKVVDKVVQFILNN, from the coding sequence ATGACAAAAATCAGCCCTAATCCTGAAAAAACACTAAAAATCCCCAGGATTATCATCTTAACCGGTAAAATAATTGCTTTTTTCTCCCCAAAACTGGCTACTTTATATGCTGCAAAATTATTTACAACTCCCATAAAACATAAAACTCCAAAAAGAGAATTGGAAATGGATCGCAACAGTACCCAACAATTAGTACAAATTCCGGCAGTAGATAAGCAAGTTAATGTCTATCATTATGGAAAAAACAATCCGAAAATTTTGTTAGTTCACGGATGGTCTGGACGTGGTACACAGTTAGTAAAAATTGCCGATGAATTAGTAAAAGCAGGCTATTCTACCATAAGCTTTGACGCGCCAGCTCACGGAAAATCTCCAGGCAACAGTACGATTATGGTCGATTTTATTGCCAGTATTTTAGAATTAGAAAAACAATTTGGTCCTTTTGAAGCGGCAATCGGACATTCTTTGGGAGGAATGTCAGTATTGAATTCTGTAAAAAGTGGATTGAAAATTAATCGTTTAGCCATTATTGGAAGCGGTGATGTTGTACAAGATATTATTGATGATTTTATTGCAAAATTAGAGTTGAAATCCAGTATTGCTACTAGTTTACGTTTGCATTTCGAGAAAAAATACGGAGGAAGTATGGACGATTATTCCGCTTACAAAGCCGCAACAGAAATTACTATTCCGGCTGTAATTGTTCATGATGAAAATGATTACGAAGTCCCTGTCAAAGCAGGTATTCACATCCATAAACACTTAAAAAACAGTGAAATTATACTAACAAAAGGTTTGGGACATCGCAAAATCCTTGGGGACCAGAAGGTGGTTGACAAAGTGGTTCAATTCATCTTAAATAACTAA
- a CDS encoding glycogen synthase: protein MEIFHISAECYPMAKVGGLADVVGALPKYQSKAGHQLRVVVPGYDTKFRNDNDFDCAYEGEIKMGNHHFHFKVLKEITDKLGFQLYLIDIPEQFYRTEVYGYEDDIERFLSFQIAVLDWIAQRDEIPGIINCHDHHTGLIPFMMLYSHKYRRLANTASVITIHNGLYQGQFGFDKLNYIPEFDLSHVNVLEWDNCINSLAVAIKCALAVTTVSPNYLNEINNYANGLESLFNSVRYKSKGILNGIDTEVWNPVKDKMLEKNYSVENFEKGKRINKKVLCTLFELDPTKPLFSFIGRLFDEKGGDLLPQASALALSENFKEINILILGSGKPEIENQLKSLLVDYKGNYNVFIGYNEELAHLIYAGADFLLMPSRVEPCGLNQMYSLQYGTIPIVRRTGGLKDTVIDFGDNGNGICHDQASVGDICYSIRRAIQLYKDKEHLNKIRELGMKTDHSWERVCQEYLELYHLITDKI, encoded by the coding sequence ATGGAAATATTTCATATTAGTGCTGAATGTTATCCCATGGCAAAAGTTGGCGGACTGGCCGATGTTGTGGGGGCATTACCAAAATATCAGAGTAAAGCCGGTCATCAGTTAAGGGTTGTAGTCCCTGGCTATGATACAAAATTCAGGAATGATAATGATTTTGACTGTGCTTATGAAGGGGAAATTAAAATGGGGAATCATCATTTTCATTTTAAAGTGCTTAAAGAAATTACAGATAAATTAGGTTTTCAATTGTATCTAATTGATATTCCGGAACAGTTTTACAGAACCGAAGTATATGGATATGAGGATGATATTGAGCGTTTTTTATCTTTTCAAATTGCGGTTTTAGATTGGATAGCACAAAGGGATGAAATTCCGGGTATAATCAATTGCCACGACCACCATACGGGATTGATTCCTTTTATGATGCTCTACTCTCATAAATATAGAAGATTAGCAAATACGGCTTCGGTGATTACCATTCACAACGGTTTGTACCAAGGACAGTTTGGTTTTGATAAATTGAATTATATACCAGAATTTGATTTATCCCATGTCAATGTTCTAGAATGGGATAATTGTATCAATTCCTTGGCAGTAGCTATAAAATGTGCCTTGGCAGTGACTACTGTTTCACCAAATTATCTGAACGAAATTAACAATTATGCCAATGGATTAGAATCTCTTTTTAATAGCGTACGCTATAAATCAAAGGGGATTTTGAACGGGATTGATACTGAAGTATGGAATCCGGTCAAAGATAAAATGTTAGAGAAAAATTATTCGGTTGAGAATTTTGAAAAAGGCAAACGAATTAATAAAAAGGTACTTTGTACTCTTTTTGAATTGGATCCTACAAAACCATTATTCAGCTTTATCGGTAGACTATTTGATGAAAAAGGAGGTGATTTATTGCCTCAAGCTTCGGCTTTGGCCTTATCTGAAAATTTTAAGGAAATCAATATTTTGATATTGGGTTCGGGAAAGCCTGAAATTGAAAATCAACTGAAAAGTTTATTAGTTGATTATAAGGGAAACTACAATGTTTTCATTGGTTATAACGAAGAATTGGCACACCTAATTTATGCAGGCGCCGATTTTTTATTAATGCCTTCACGGGTTGAACCTTGTGGATTAAACCAAATGTATTCCTTGCAATATGGAACCATTCCTATTGTTAGAAGAACAGGCGGCTTGAAGGATACTGTAATTGATTTTGGAGATAATGGAAACGGAATTTGTCACGATCAGGCTTCTGTGGGGGATATTTGTTATTCGATTAGAAGAGCGATACAGTTATACAAAGACAAGGAACATTTAAATAAAATTAGAGAATTAGGAATGAAAACCGATCATTCTTGGGAACGAGTGTGTCAAGAGTATTTGGAATTATACCATTTAATAACGGACAAAATATGA